From Schistocerca gregaria isolate iqSchGreg1 chromosome 10, iqSchGreg1.2, whole genome shotgun sequence, one genomic window encodes:
- the LOC126293513 gene encoding skin secretory protein xP2-like produces MRTSVVFGLLALFLVSALAEEESKAAAAAPAPEADKKQAKRGLFDLGYGHYAPAHAPHVVHVPQPHPVPYPVDRPVPHPVPVPVDRPVPVHVPVDRPYPVQVPVDRPVPVPYKVPVHVPQPYPVEVKVPVDRPVPYPVPVRVEVPVDRPYPVEVKVPVDRPVPVHVPQPYPVDRPVPVPVPVDRPYPVHVKVPVDRPVPYPVPKPYPVAVDRPVPYPVQKPVPYPVDRPVPHPVPVPVDRPVPVAVPRPYPVHVDRPVPVPVDRPVPVPVKVPVPVHPAPAHLPYHG; encoded by the exons ATGAGGACATCT GTGGTCTTCGGGCTGTTGGCCCTCTTCCTGGTGTCGGCCCTCGCGGAGGAGGAGAGCAAGGCGGCTGCGGCTGCGCCCGCGCCGGAGGCGGACAAGAAGCAGGCGAAGCGCGGCCTCTTCGACCTGGGCTACGGCCACTACGCGCCGGCGCACGCCCCGCACGTGGTGCACGTGCCGCAGCCGCACCCCGTGCCCTACCCGGTGGACCGGCCCGTGCCGCACCCCGTGCCCGTCCCCGTGGACCGCCCGGTgcccgtgcacgtgcccgtcgaccgcccCTACCccgtgcaggtgcccgtcgaccggCCCGTGCCCGTGCCCTACAAGGTGCCCGTCCACGTGCCGCAGCCCTACCCCGTCGAGGTGAAGGTGCCCGTCGACAGGCCCGTGCCCTACCCCGTGCCCGTCAGG GTCGAGGTGCCCGTGGACCGCCCCTACCCGGTTGAGGTGAAGGTGCCCGTCGACCGGCCCGTGCCCGTGCACGTGCCGCAGCCCTACCCCGTGGACCGCCCGGTGcccgtgcccgtgcccgtcgaccgcCCCTACCCGGTGCACGTGAAGGTGCCCGTCGACCGGCCCGTGCCCTACCCCGTGCCCAAGCCGTACCCCGTGGCCGTGGACCGCCCCGTGCCCTACCCCGTCCAGAAGCCCGTGCCCTACCCCGTCGACCGGCCCGTGCCCCACcccgtgcccgtgcccgtcgaccgcCCCGTGCCCGTCGCCGTGCCCAGGCCGTACCCCGTCCACGTCGACAGGcccgtgcccgtgcccgtcgaccgaCCTGTCCCCGTCCCCGTCAAG GTCCCCGTGCCGGTGCACCCAGCGCCCGCCCACCTGCCGTACCACGGCTGA